The Mycobacterium sp. EPa45 genomic interval GGATTTCCCAACCTGAGCTGCCTGGGACTGCTCTCCGATCGCATTCTCGGAGCCAGGCCCGGCGCCCAGCCAAACCGATCCAACGGGAGGCACGTTGAGTACCAACCCATTTGATGCCGAGGACGGCCGCTTCTACGTCCTGGTCAACGACGAGGAACAGCACAGCCTGTGGCCGGCGTTCGCCGAGATCCCGGCCGGCTGGCAGGTCGCGTTCGGCGAGGCCGGCCGTGCGGAGTGTGTGGAGTTCGTCGAGCGAAGCTGGTCGGACATGCGGCCCAGGAGTCTGCGGTCAGCGACTCGACAGTGAAGTCACGCGATGCTAACTTCTCCGAACATTGGTTAGGCAAACCTAAGGAGCTGGGGCCGCGCTCGACCGTCGCCCCTGTACGATGCGCATGAACAACGGTGTAGTGACTTCGGGGCGTGGGGCGCGCCTGGACGCAGACCTGGTGAGCCGATTCGCCGCCTCCTGCAAAGCCCTCGGCCTGCCGGTGTACGACCGGCGCAGGCCCGCCGACATGCCGGCCGCACGCCGGGCGTTCACCGAGCTGACGCGCGTGGCCTACGACCAGTGTGATGCCTGGACGGGGCTGGCCGCCGCCGGTTCGGCGTCCAAGGACGTGCTGGCTGCGGTGGTCCGTACCGCCGACACCAGTGGTGTGCTGCAGAGGCGCATCGAATTGCCCTCGGGTGCATTGGGTTTCGACTACGACACCGGGCTGTATCTGCGGTTCCGCGCGACCACCACGGACGAGTTCCGGCTCGCCTACGCCGCCACGCTGGCGATCGACGGCGCGTTCCGGGCCGCCGAGGAGATCGTCAGCGAAATCCGTGTGCGACGGCCGGAATGGCGCGAGGCGCGCTGGGTTGACGTCGCCCTGCGGACCCGCGCGCACCGCTGGTCGGACGTCGTCAAGCTGCTGACCCCGGTGGTCAACGACGCGGGCCTCGACCCGTTCCTCGCCCATGCCGCCAAGGTTGCCCTCGGTGTGGCACTGGCCCGGCTCGGCATGTTCGCGCCCGCGCTGTCGTACCTGGAGGAACCCGACGGCCCGGTCGCGGTGGCCGTGGTCGACGGTGCACTCGTCAAGGCGCTGTCGCTGCGTGCATACGGCGACGAGGACACCGCCGCCGAGGTCCTGCAGGACCTGTATGCCGCCAACCCGGACAACGACCAGGTCGAGCATGCGCTCTCGGATCCGACTTTCGGCATCGTCACCACCACCACCGCCCGCATCGATGCCCGCACCGACCCGTGGGACGTCGGAACCGAGCCCACCGCAGACGACTTCGTCGACCCCGAGGCCCGGGAACGAAAAGCGGCGCTGCTCGAGGAAGCCGAACGCGAGCTCGACGAATTCATCGGCCTCGACGAGGTGAAAAACCAGGTGGCGCGCCTGAAGAGCTCGGTGGCGATGGCATTGCGGCGTGAGGAGCGCGGTCTGACCGTCGCCCAACGCACCCATCACCTGGTGTTCGCCGGTCCGCCCGGCACCGGTAAAACGACGATCGCGCGCGTGGTGGCCAAGATCTATTGCGGCCTCGGACTGCTGAAGCGGGAGAACGTCCGCGAGGTGCACCGTGCCGACCTGATCGGTCAGCACATCGGGGAGACCGAGGCGAAGACCAACGCGCTGATCGACAGCGCGCTTGACGGTGTGCTGTTCCTCGACGAGGCGTACGCATTGGTCGCGACGGGAGCCAAGAACGACTTCGGCCTGGTGGCCATCGACACCCTGTTGGCTCGGATGGAGAACGACCGTGACCGCCTGGTGGTCATCATCGCCGGTTATCGAGCCGACCTCGATCGCTTCCTCGACACCAACGAAGGCCTCCGATCGCGGTTCACCCGCAGCATCGTCTTCCCGTCCTACTCGCCTTCCGAACTGGTCGACATCGCCGTCGCGATGGCAGCCAACCGGGACAGCATCTTCGAACCCGCGGCGCTGCACGATCTCGAGGAGCTGTTCGGCCAGTTGGCGAATTCGTCGACCCCCGACTCGACCGGGGTGCCGCGCCGTAGCCTCGACATCGCCGGTAACGGCCGATTCGTCCGCAACGTGGTCGAAAGGTCGGAAGAGGAACGGGAATTCAGGCTGGACCACACGGACCTGGCCGGTGCCGACTTCACCGACGAGCAGCTGATGACGATCACGGGGGCCGATGTGCGTGCCTCGGTCGTGCCGCTGTTGCGGGGCCTGGGCTTGACGGTGCCCGCATGAGCGGCACCAGCGGCGGTGACGACCGGCGGTCTTTCTCGTCCCGCACACCCGCGAATGACAACCCGGAGCGGGTGACGTACCGGCGCGGATTCATCACCCGCCACCAGGTGACGGGCTGGCGATTCGTCATGCGCCGCATAGCATCCGGATTGGCCCTGCACGACACCCGGATGCTTGTCGACCCGCTGCGTAGCCAGTCGCGCGCGGTCTTCATGGGCGTGCTGCTGGTCGTGACCGCAGTTCTCGGCTGCTTTGTGTTCTCGGTATTGCGTCCCGGTGGAGTTCCGGGCAGCGACCCGGTACTGGCCGACCGTTCGACCGCCGCGCTCTACGTTCGCCTCGACGACCGGCTGCACCCGGTGCTGAACCTGACGTCCGCGCGTTTGGCCGTGGGACGGCCGGTGGATCCCACCACCGTCAGCGGCGAGCAGCTGGACAAGTTCGCCCGCGGTAGTTTGATCGGCATCCCGGGAGCACCGGAACGCATGGTGCAGAACACATCTCGTGATGCCGACTGGGCGGTGTGTGATGGGGCCGGCGGGTCTGTGGACACCGCGGGGGTCACTGTGGTGGCCGGCCGGATCGAACGCGGCGGCGCCCGCGCCGACGAGCTGGGCGCCGGGCGTGCCATGCTGGTTGGCGACGCCGGCGGGACCTGGCTGTTGTGGGACGGCCGACGCAGCCCGATCGACCTCGCCGACCGGCCGGTCACCGACGCGTTGGGGTTGCCCGCCGCGGCGCCCGCGGCCCGATCGATCTCGCCGGG includes:
- a CDS encoding MbtH family protein codes for the protein MSTNPFDAEDGRFYVLVNDEEQHSLWPAFAEIPAGWQVAFGEAGRAECVEFVERSWSDMRPRSLRSATRQ
- the eccA gene encoding type VII secretion AAA-ATPase EccA, which produces MNNGVVTSGRGARLDADLVSRFAASCKALGLPVYDRRRPADMPAARRAFTELTRVAYDQCDAWTGLAAAGSASKDVLAAVVRTADTSGVLQRRIELPSGALGFDYDTGLYLRFRATTTDEFRLAYAATLAIDGAFRAAEEIVSEIRVRRPEWREARWVDVALRTRAHRWSDVVKLLTPVVNDAGLDPFLAHAAKVALGVALARLGMFAPALSYLEEPDGPVAVAVVDGALVKALSLRAYGDEDTAAEVLQDLYAANPDNDQVEHALSDPTFGIVTTTTARIDARTDPWDVGTEPTADDFVDPEARERKAALLEEAERELDEFIGLDEVKNQVARLKSSVAMALRREERGLTVAQRTHHLVFAGPPGTGKTTIARVVAKIYCGLGLLKRENVREVHRADLIGQHIGETEAKTNALIDSALDGVLFLDEAYALVATGAKNDFGLVAIDTLLARMENDRDRLVVIIAGYRADLDRFLDTNEGLRSRFTRSIVFPSYSPSELVDIAVAMAANRDSIFEPAALHDLEELFGQLANSSTPDSTGVPRRSLDIAGNGRFVRNVVERSEEEREFRLDHTDLAGADFTDEQLMTITGADVRASVVPLLRGLGLTVPA